One stretch of Methermicoccus shengliensis DSM 18856 DNA includes these proteins:
- a CDS encoding toprim domain-containing protein, whose product MEEPRDERIRRLLLTLEELLARSEEGVPIVVEGIKDVRALRALGVKGEVRYLARGPVSEFAERLARHYGEVVVLTDWDTTGDRLSQKISRSMRAFGCKPDTRIRGRFKHLAGRECKDVEGLYRLFVRIWESKEL is encoded by the coding sequence ATGGAAGAGCCAAGGGACGAGAGGATAAGAAGGTTGCTCTTGACCCTCGAGGAGCTCCTTGCTCGCTCTGAGGAGGGTGTGCCTATCGTGGTGGAGGGAATAAAGGATGTGAGGGCACTTAGAGCCCTCGGCGTAAAGGGAGAGGTGAGGTATCTTGCAAGGGGGCCAGTGAGCGAGTTTGCGGAGAGGCTGGCAAGGCACTATGGGGAGGTGGTGGTGCTCACGGACTGGGACACCACGGGGGACAGACTCTCCCAGAAAATATCCCGCAGCATGAGGGCGTTTGGGTGCAAGCCCGACACGAGGATACGCGGACGGTTCAAGCATCTTGCTGGCAGGGAGTGTAAGGATGTGGAGGGGCTCTACAGGCTCTTCGTGAGGATATGGGAATCGAAAGAGCTATAA
- the rd gene encoding rubredoxin: MLKWICTVCGYVYDPEEGDPDAGIPPGTPFEGLPDDWVCPVCGATKDSFQPLEE, encoded by the coding sequence ATGCTCAAGTGGATTTGCACTGTTTGCGGTTATGTGTATGATCCAGAAGAGGGAGATCCAGACGCGGGCATTCCTCCAGGTACGCCTTTTGAGGGCCTTCCAGACGACTGGGTATGCCCAGTGTGTGGAGCCACTAAGGACTCGTTTCAGCCCCTCGAGGAGTAG
- a CDS encoding pantoate kinase produces MEMEMGHSSTSRAHAPAHITGFFAPHMEEDARKSGSVGCGITLSQRGGCVVAGHGTSYRGKQVSCRVVERALAMLGIEGVGVHLYSDAPVGCGLGMSGAFALSACMAACQHLKTPKTMREILTAAHCSEVECRTGLGDVVAQCTGGLVMRLKPGIPPIGEVDCIPTSPAIISYVARGRMDTSEVLTEMDTSKIGRLGRWALRQMLKKPTLEQFFRLSRDFARESGLATPWVLDVMEAVEAEGGLCSMAMLGECVFALGVPRALEEFGTPHVCYLSTQRAGLG; encoded by the coding sequence ATGGAGATGGAGATGGGGCACAGTAGCACCTCGAGGGCACATGCGCCAGCCCACATCACGGGGTTCTTTGCACCCCATATGGAGGAAGATGCGAGGAAAAGCGGTTCTGTGGGCTGTGGCATCACCCTGTCCCAGCGGGGAGGGTGTGTGGTGGCGGGCCATGGCACGAGCTATCGTGGCAAGCAGGTGAGCTGCAGGGTTGTGGAGAGAGCCCTTGCAATGCTGGGGATAGAGGGTGTGGGGGTGCATCTGTACTCGGATGCCCCTGTGGGGTGCGGGCTTGGTATGAGCGGTGCGTTTGCCCTCTCTGCATGCATGGCGGCATGCCAGCATCTCAAAACGCCAAAGACGATGCGGGAGATTCTCACTGCTGCTCACTGCAGCGAGGTGGAGTGCAGGACGGGGCTGGGTGATGTGGTTGCCCAGTGTACTGGTGGGCTCGTGATGAGACTCAAGCCGGGCATTCCCCCGATTGGCGAGGTGGACTGTATCCCAACCTCCCCTGCCATTATATCGTATGTGGCAAGGGGCAGGATGGACACCTCCGAGGTGCTCACGGAGATGGACACCTCTAAAATCGGGCGGCTTGGGAGGTGGGCATTGAGGCAGATGCTGAAAAAGCCCACTCTCGAGCAGTTTTTCAGACTCTCTCGGGATTTTGCACGTGAGAGTGGGCTTGCCACTCCGTGGGTGCTCGATGTGATGGAGGCAGTGGAGGCAGAGGGGGGCTTATGCTCGATGGCGATGCTCGGCGAGTGTGTGTTTGCGCTGGGCGTACCACGGGCGCTGGAGGAGTTTGGAACCCCACATGTGTGCTATCTGAGCACGCAGCGGGCAGGGCTTGGATAG